GAATGTCCATTCCTGCGTAATGTGTAGTTGTATTCATAAGAGGACCTCCTGTTGGGTTGGTAGTGAATGTGGATTCTTACCAATCTACAGGTGTCCTCTTTCTAATGCATAATACCGGACAAACATCGCCATCTCCTTGCCTCCCTTCTATTTATTAGTTAATCTTTCATTTTGTAATAAAGTCAACATCCTGGCGCCTGCCGGTTATGCGCAAGGTCGTTAGGCAAACAGAATATGTAACTAGATAATCTGCTTTATCCTGATCTCAATGATTATTTATTAGGAATTGGTATAATTTGGAAGGCCTAAATAATGAAAAGGCCATTTCCAAAGTGTTCAAAAAATGGTAATGAAGGGGACTACTTAACAGCTCGTCCCCTTACTTTGTCACATGACCATGAATTAATCAGAAGGGGGAGTTAACACTCCATTAATGATATGGACCACTCCATTTCGACCGATTAAATCAGCCTGTTTGACCGTTGCCGATCCATTGACGATAATCTCATCTCCATTCTTGGTAATAGTGAGTGTTTCACCCTGCCAAGTGGTATAGGTTTGGTTATGCTGAAGCGCATCGGCAGTTACTTTTTCAAGCAACACATGGTATTTCATAACATTCGCCAGTTCATTCTCATCTGCAGGAAGACCGTTAAGCCCTTCCGCATTGTCATGAGGTATGAAAATGGTAAACATTTCGTCGGCATTATTATCGGTATTATATAAACGACCTGTCATCTTTGCTACTGCCAATGCGGATCGGGCTGTTTGCATAGTAAACCGTTTGTCCATGATCGTGAGTATGCCCAAAAATTTATCAGGCAATAAAACTCCAGATGGAAAGACGATTTTCCCATTAGTAGCATTAACTACACTGATCGGGTTGCCATCTACACTGTTATTAACAAGAAATTGTCCGGGGGATTCGATTTGTAAATAGACAGAATCTCCCGACAATGTTACCAGGGCTGTTTTCGTCCCCGGCCCATAAACCGTAAAATCCACTTCAAGAAGATGGTATTTCATGATTTCTGTCCAATTTTCATCGGTTAAGGATAAACCGGCATCATTTTGTATATAATCGATACCCATATCATTTTCGGGAAGCACGATTGTCATACCGGGTGCTTCAAGTCGTTCAATTAATCCGGCTGCATCCAATTTTTCGTAAAACTTCCTGTAATCATATCGTTTTTTGATATTATCTGCGAGAGTTCCCTGCTGGTCCGGTATTAAGACGGCATCAATCAAGTGTATAAGACCGTTGGAGGCTTCAATATTCGTTGAACCAAATTTGGCTTGATTGTTTATCAAGTTTCCAAAACTCTGCCCTATCTCCATGAATATCGGATCACCATGGAGTGAGTTAATTACTTCCTTTTTTATCTCATTAATGACCGGATAGGTACCGCTATAAATATGATATTTTAATAGATCCAATTTTTGCTGGCTGGTAAGTCCCTCTAGGTATTCATCTGGAAGATTGGAAAAAGCCGCATTGGTCGGAGCAAAAAAGGTGACTTTGCCGCTGCCGGACAGTGTGTTTGTTAAGCTAGTTCCTTCAAGCAATTCTGCCAGAATCGTTAGGTTGCTATTTGACTGAATGATTTCCAGCATATTGTTTTCCCCGGCCGGTGGATTATTTCCCGGGTTGGTTATCCCTCCATCCTTACATCCAATAGCAATAAGGGAAACGAAGAGCAACAGGAGAATATATTTTCCCCATTTTATATAGTTGTTTTGTGACTTCATCGTCGTGTGAATTATAAATGGTAACAGCAGAATAATTCTGCCATTATATTGTTTCAGTTACTTTTACAAGAACGGAATTCCGAACTTGAACGATGAAACAGGTAGGTTCACTCTTGAATCTTTGTTCAATATGAA
The window above is part of the Fodinibius salicampi genome. Proteins encoded here:
- a CDS encoding fasciclin domain-containing protein, whose translation is MKSQNNYIKWGKYILLLLFVSLIAIGCKDGGITNPGNNPPAGENNMLEIIQSNSNLTILAELLEGTSLTNTLSGSGKVTFFAPTNAAFSNLPDEYLEGLTSQQKLDLLKYHIYSGTYPVINEIKKEVINSLHGDPIFMEIGQSFGNLINNQAKFGSTNIEASNGLIHLIDAVLIPDQQGTLADNIKKRYDYRKFYEKLDAAGLIERLEAPGMTIVLPENDMGIDYIQNDAGLSLTDENWTEIMKYHLLEVDFTVYGPGTKTALVTLSGDSVYLQIESPGQFLVNNSVDGNPISVVNATNGKIVFPSGVLLPDKFLGILTIMDKRFTMQTARSALAVAKMTGRLYNTDNNADEMFTIFIPHDNAEGLNGLPADENELANVMKYHVLLEKVTADALQHNQTYTTWQGETLTITKNGDEIIVNGSATVKQADLIGRNGVVHIINGVLTPPSD